GCTGGGCCAGATCCTGGCCGTCGTGGCGCTCACCCCGCTGCTGCTGTTCCCGGCCCGGCGTCGCCGGGTTGACAGCTGACCCCATCCGTCCAGTCGGCCCGGCCATACATCGGATGAAAGTCTTGATGGATGGCCGGATGATCCGTAGAGTCCTCCAGGGCGCGGGTATACATCCGATGTGTATGCCCGGGTAGCTGCCGCCATGTCTTTCCGTGGCCCCGGCAGCCGACGCCCGACGGTGTCCGGGCGAGCAGCCCCGCCACGAGAGGACCCAGCGTGCCCGTGACGGAAGCGCGCATCACCGGTTTCGACACGTTCGATGTTCGTTTTCCGACGTCGCGTGAGTTGGACGGTTCGGATGCGATGAATCCTGATCCGGATTATTCGGCGGCGTATGTGGTGCTGCGGACGGACGCGGGGGACGGGTTGGAGGGGTACGGGTTCGCGTTCACGATCGGGCGTGGGAACGATGTGCAGGTGGCGGCGGTGGAGGCGTTGCGATCGTTCGTGGTGGGGCGTTCGGTGGGGGAGTTGTGTGCGGATCCGGGGTCGTTGAGCCGTGACTTGGTGGGGGACAGTCAGTTGCGGTGGCTGGGGCCGGAGAAGGGGGTGATGCATATGGCGATCGGTGCGGTGGTGAATGCGGTGTGGGATCTGGCGTCGCGTCGGGCGGGGAAGCCGTTGTGGCGGTTTCTGGCGGATGCGGAGCCGGAGTGGTTGGTGTCGCAGGTGGATTTCCGTTATATCGGTGATGCGTTGAGTCCGGAGCAGGCGTTGGGGTTGTTGCGGGGGGTGCGGGCGGGTCGGGGGGTGCGTGAGGGGGTGTTGTTGGAGCGGGGGTATCCGGGGTATACGACGTCGCCGGGGTGGTTGGGGTACAGCGATGAGAAGTTGGCGCGGTTGGCGCGGGAGGCGGTGGCGGCGGGGTTCACGCAGATCAAGTTGAAGGTGGGGGCTGATCTGGCGGACGATGTGCGGCGGTTGGGGGTGGCGCGGGCGGCGGTGGGTCCGGGTGTGCGGGTGGCGGTGGATGCGAATCAGCGG
The Streptacidiphilus albus JL83 genome window above contains:
- a CDS encoding enolase C-terminal domain-like protein; protein product: MPVTEARITGFDTFDVRFPTSRELDGSDAMNPDPDYSAAYVVLRTDAGDGLEGYGFAFTIGRGNDVQVAAVEALRSFVVGRSVGELCADPGSLSRDLVGDSQLRWLGPEKGVMHMAIGAVVNAVWDLASRRAGKPLWRFLADAEPEWLVSQVDFRYIGDALSPEQALGLLRGVRAGRGVREGVLLERGYPGYTTSPGWLGYSDEKLARLAREAVAAGFTQIKLKVGADLADDVRRLGVARAAVGPGVRVAVDANQRWGVAEAVGWVGALARFDPYWVEEPTSPDDVLGHAAIRAGVAPVRVATGEHVQNRIVFKQLLQAGAVDVLQLDAARVGGVNENLAVLLLAARFGVPVCPHAGGVGLCELVQHLAMFDFLAVSGTTEDRVVEYVDHLHEHFTDPVVVERGHYRAPSAPGFSARMRPESVARYTYPDGEFWAADLAADHT